The following DNA comes from Nicotiana sylvestris chromosome 10, ASM39365v2, whole genome shotgun sequence.
GGAAGTTAAAGAAGAAATGATCAGCTGCCTTCTAGAATAACCACACCTGCGAGGCTTGGGCCGCAGGTGAGGAGCTGCAGAAGCGGCCCAAGAGGTGCAGAAGCGGAACATGACCGCCCAGGTGAAGGGCTGCAGGTGCAGAGCATTGACCGCATTTGCGCAAGCACAGAAGCGAGATGGaagaccgcaaaagcggttatTGGCGCAGGTGCGATGGGGCTTCCAAAGAAGCGGACTCGCAGAAGCGGCGAGGAGTCCGTAGGTGCGGAAATGGTGGAGGCAGTGTATTCTTTTAAAATCGGGGGTTGGTCATTTTCCCCCCATTTTCATTTGGTGTGGGCGATTTTGGAGAGTTTCAAgagggggttttcatcatcaatgagAAGGTAAGCTacccccacctatcttgagttaaatacattgattatgtatggatttgagcatcaaaattggtagaaatttggggttttggtggaaagacctagaaattgtattttggattttgaccataattttgggtatgaaattgagagtaaattatatatttgagttcgtgaggttttTGGAAAAGGTTATCTTCGAAAAactttggaatccgggcacgtggacccgagggcaattttgtcaatttttcgatcggggttaggaattgttataaattggattgtaatgagtaattgagcatatattaatggattttcataattattggctagttttggagcattgtacATCCATTCGAGTCATCGGAAGGGCGTGGAaggccggttatggatcttcagagtgaggtgagtctcctttttaaccttataagagggaattatccccataggtgaattaattggatttgtGCTCCTATTTTCGGAAGCTACGTAGGCGCGAGGTGACGAAAccccgtgcgtagctactattatgtttaagttcgggtagtctaggacccaaaagcatgctatacttggaatatttgtaatcttattgatagttgaattgcttaaatcctatcgaattggtaaatgaatttctaaaaggattaaacttcatcttatgaaattgttaaaagagaattggcttttctttggataattgttccctattgacttcttgattgactgtctgtatgtgtttaatttcggaatggcccgaacgcctcggtagattaaatagatacatctatggttcgttCCATtcaaccctctggcagtgcacattttaaatattgttggatcgggccgtaccacctcggcatgatatgcgcatgcttgtattgcttgcttgagaattttaaatgttgataattgcccCTTCCTATCCAGAGATAAGTTTATAAAGATAATGAAAACTAAATCTTTGaaaatcctttattatttgagaagttgtttatcTGCTTTTCGGCTTTATGAGTTTATTCttgctttatgaaatccatgattttctcacatttttactatgttatcattggaccactagtaagtgtcgaagtcgacctctcgactctacttcttcgagataaGATGGGATACTCACTTGGAACACATTGTTTTCGtaatcatactacacttgctgggcatttttgttgcacaggttcacgTATGGGttgtggcttagtggcatagcgacatggttgatacggagacttaggtgagctgtattattcgagacgacccgcagccagcagagtctccttcagagtattgtactatattttcatttctgtccactttgtattccggacagttactatgttttatttcattccctagtaaatgctcatgccctcgtgacaccgggttctgagaTGATTATGAGGTATCTTGTATTTACCTCTTAACattatatttaatttgaaatgacTACCTTCTGCTAGTAAAATTGAacgaaaaatcatagttttcaaattattaaaatgagaatttaattaagtatttatggttggcttgcctgacagtggtgtccggcgccatcatgacccttagtggatttctAGTCGTGACAGTAACATTAATTCCTTCTTTATCAGCCCGCACAACATCTCTAAGGTAGTCGGGGACTTCTGAATATATCTGGCTATAGTAGACGTTGGCTTGCTGGATTCCATGTTATGCCAGATCATGTGCTATCTTGGTGCCTTCCCTGAAGTTGTGTAGGATTGGTGGATTCCCCAACATCTTCAACTAGTACCTGCATTTAGAGATAAGTGCATTATAGGGCGGAGAATAAGTAGATTCAATTAGTGATGGTATAGAAGCTGAGTCTGTCTCTATTTGAAGATTTGTGAATTGATAAGCTACTGCTATTTGTAAGCCATAGCATAGTGCCTCAAGTTCAATATAGAGAGGAGATGGGCCAATAGTTCTTTTTAGTAAAGCCTAGAATCCAATTCCCTGTTGAGTCTCTGAACACACCTCTTATCCCTCCCTATTAAAATCTACCCTTAAAGGCCCCATCTATATTTAACTTCAGTTGGTGAATGGTGGGGGGTTCCCATTTGATAATGACTTGTAAAGGTCTGTCTAGTTTGTTGCAATTGATGTTACTATAATGCAGATATTCCATGACTCTTGAGATAACATGATTGCTATCAACTCAGTTGCAAAGATTATGAAAGGTGTTCCTATTTCTATTTAGCCAAAGAAGCCAGATAGTAAAGGAGAAGAGACAGTCCCATGTCAAAGAGTGGCATATGATTTGAGGTTTTTGCTTGTAGAGGCTGTCCGACCAGTAGGAAGATTGAGTGTCAATTGATTGTATGCTCACACCTAGAGCATCCTATAGTTGCTTTGCTATTggacaaaatataaaaatatgttgtGATGTTTCCTCGGTGGTGGGGCAAGCTGGGCAGTACAAGGGAGTGGCAATCCCAATGTGACTTAGGAAGGTTTTTGTAGGTAATTGATCATGGTAGCATTGCCATAGGAAATATTTAAGCTTATTCCAAGTTTTTAGTTTCCAAAGCAAAGCAACGTTTTTACTTTGGGTTTGGGTTGCATTAGAGGTGATAAGAGAGTACACAGATTTTATGGTGAAGATACTATCAATGGTGAGTGCCCATATCGGAGTATCACTGTGGTTGTTGATATTTACAGGTTGGAAAGATTGAATTTTAGTTAAAATATGGGATGATAGCTCAAAGGATAGTTGGAATAGGTCCCATGTTCCGTTAGAGAAGATATTTGAAATCTTAAGAGTTGAATCTTTGAATGATAGAGGACCTTGGATCATACTTCGTATGCTTTTTGTACATGGAAGCCAGTTTGCATGCCAAAAGTCCACGTGAGAACCATCTCCAATATGCCATGCAATAGTGTCCTTACAAATGGTCCATCCTGTGAGGATGTTTTTCTATATGAAGGAGTGAGATGTATCTGAGTATCGACCAACATATTTGGAATTAAGAACTGCTGCCCAGATAGCAGTAGGATGACTAAAGAAACACCAAGTGAGGCTTGTAATAGCCGCTTTGATTTTATCCAAAGATTTTCTTATCCCTAGACCCCCAGCATGTTTGGGCAATGAGACAGTGTCCCATTTAATATAAGGGATTTTCCTGGATATTTGGTTGCTACCCAACAAGAAATCTCGTTGAATTTTGTCAATTTGGCGGCGAGTTTTTTGGGCAGCATGGTGTATTGAGGGTGGTTTGAATAAGAGTATCTCTCCCTGCTAGTGATAAGAATTGGGTTTTCCAACTAGTTAGTCTTTTATTTAGATTGTCAAGGATGAAATTGTAATCTCTTGGTTTAGGTTTGTTAGTCAAGATTGGAAAGCCTAGGTATTTCCCAAAGCTGTCACTAACTTTGATATTAAGGATGGCAGACATTTATTTTTTAGAGCAGTAGAGCAGTTATTTGAGAAGAGTAATTTAGACTTTGTGTGATTTATTTTTTGCCCTAATGATATACTAAAATAGTCAAGACAACGCTTGATTGTGTAGGCAGATTTCTCATTGGCTGCTGCCATTAGGGTTAAATCATCCGCAAAGAATAAATGGGAGAGGGGTGGCCCGTTTGAGCTAAGTTTGATAGGGTCGCAAAGGGTTACATCGACTTGGTGATTGATAAGAGTAGACAGTAGTTCAATACACAAGATAAAAATATATGGTGACATAGGGTCACCTTGTCTAATGCCCCTTGATGGCTTGAAAAACTTTGTTTGGGATCCGTTGACAAGGACATCAATGCGAGAGGTAGTAATGCAAGCCATGATGAGTTTAGTGATTATGGGTGGGAAGTTAAAATAGTGGAGGGCTCTACGAATAAAGGACCATTCAATTCGATCAAATGCCTTTTCCAAATCAATTTTAAGGAGCATTTTTCCTTTACTGCCTTTTATTTTCTAGTAGTGATGGATAATTTCTTGAATGAGAATGGAATTATCAGCCGCCCGTCTTCCTTTGAGAAAGCTTGATTGAAAAGGGCCTATTAGGGTATCTAGAAATGGTTTGACACGGTTGACAATGATTTTAGTAATGACTTTGTAAGTTGTATTGCAAAGCCTAATTGGTCTGAAATTTTTTAGCTCGTTGGCATTAGGGAATTTGGGTAAAAGACAAAAGAAGGTAGTGTTAAGCTGCTCAGGGATGGTGAGGTTTTCAAAGATGGAGTGACAGTAGTCAGAAACCGTTTTATGAACAATGTGCCAATATTTCTGATAAAAGAATGGGTGTAGTCCATCCGGACCTGGAGCTTTGAAAGTCTTAAATGAAAAAATATCCCTAGTGATCTCATAGTTTTGTAGTGGTTTATCCAAGATTAATAGATTAGTGACGGAGGATTAAATTGGGGAAGCTTGAATGCTTATCCAATTTGATGATTCATGACTTGTTTGGTAGGTGTTTTGGAAATAATCACAGGTGTGTTGAAGGATTTTATCGGGATCATTAATCCAATTGCTATGATCATCCTTAAAAAAGGAGATACGATTTTTTCTTCTCCAATTAAGAATGTTTATATGGAAAAATTTAGTACTTGCATCTCATTCACTAAGCCAATTTATACGTGACCGAAGTTTCCAATAATCCTCCTCTATTTTTACGAGATTACTATACTCATTAGTCAGGGTTTGCTCAAGATTTTTCAAGAAGGCACTCGTAGGATAGTGGGTGGATTTTTAGATCCCTCTAAGTCTTGCCAGAGCTTTTTTTTTTGATTACATCGCCAAAAGTATTGGCAGCCTAGTGTTTTACTTTATTAGTGAAAACGACAGTAGCAATGGATAAATTTTGGCCATTCCAGGTGTCCATGACCATGAAAGTAAATTCCAGATGATGGCaccggcaggtttcaagatgaAAGATACGGTGAGTATGAAGCCTAGTGCAATGGGATGGTAAAATGAGAAGAGGTGTGCGATTAGAATATGTCTTAGGGAGATGGGTAACAAAAGCATCAGGGTAATATTCAAGACATTGTTCATTAATAAAACACCTATCAAGTCGTTCTAAAATTAAATCTGAGCGATTATGTCTATGATTGGACCACGTGTATTTTGCCCCTTGAAAACCAAAATCCATAAGTTGACAGTGGTCAATACAAGATTGAAAACGTGAGGCTCTATTACGGTTAATAGATCTACCTCCCCATTTATTTTGCTGACTAGACACTTCATTAAAATCACCACCTAGGAACCACATGTCTTTGTAATTATTAGCAATATTTTCTAAGTTTAACCAAAGTTGAGACATAATATTTACTTTAGTGCTGGCATAAACATTACTAAACAACCAAGGTTGGTGATCGGGAAGTACCTAGATCATGGCATGAATTTCCTGACCATCAAGGCGTATATGAGTGAGTTGGACAGCGGAGACATGCCAAAGGATGGCAATTCCCCCATATTGACCATGAGCAAGGATCTCCACCATGTTGGAAAAGTGAAAATCATCTCTAATGCCTATGTGATTGGTCATTCGAGTTTCCAGAAGGGCAACTAGAGAAGGGTTGTGAGTATTCAGAAGGTCCCTGAAATGGCGCTTGAATTCATCATTGTTTCCACCCCTGATGTTCCAAGTGACAAAATTGGGAAGTCTATTCATTGAGGGATCGAGAGGGGGATGGTGTAGGACACTGCCCTTCACTGATGGGCTTAGTATGACTACAAAGTTACCTACTACCTCATTTAATGGAGGCCTGATGTGGAGGGAACATTTGTACAGTTCCCGTGGGCACTTGCAAACAAACTTCTTGTCCTCCATTGCCTGAAATAGCATGATCTTGATTGTGTATAGGTTTGAAATGTGTATGATATTATGTTTAATGGTGGGATGATCTGCTCTTGCCCTACCATTCCTTCCTCTTCTTGTACGGGTGCATTGTGATGGAGATGAGGTTGTGCTTGGTGAATATCCATCGGTGGTGGGAAGTGTTGTGGCACAGGCTGCCATGCATGGATCAAGGGAGGAGTGTTTTAATCCTATGGAGCAAAGAATGGAAGTTGGTAGAGAAGATGCTTGTTATGCAATGGATTGTAGTGGTGTGGAAGGTTCCAGTGGGCTTGCATGTTGTGGAGTAGAGCAGGTGCTAGTGCTGGAGCAATAAGGTCGAGGACATTCATCAACCAAAGGTGGTTGATGTAGTTGGACATTGCTAGCCTCATTCCCTTTGAGATTAGTTGTGCTAGGATCTGAGGGTTTTGGAGGACAAAGAGAACCTCTTGGTTCTGAATGTTTAGGATGAAGAAGGCTGCCTGGCCCTGAAGCCCTTGTTCTAACCATGTTGTTGGTTGATGTTCCTGTGGGAGGGCATTTGTGACATATTTGGGATATtcaggtttggtatttgattgtCCATTATGGATAGTATGGATGGACGTTGATGAGGGAAAAGTTGGTTTAGTGGTATTCTCCTTCGTGTGAGAGGTTCTGGTGGATTCATATTGTGAAGAGGAAGATGTAATGGTAGGAGGAACTTGGGGTTCATGAGGCAATGATTGAGTATCTATTACAGGGGATTGGATTTGCATGTTATGTGTAGTAACTTCCGGCCCTAGATTATCCGTCATTGGGGAGTTTGTTTGCATGGACACATGGTCAGTGTTGGATGACAAGTCATCTAGGGGTGATACCTGGTTGTTTACCTAATGCCGCATCAAAAATATTGACACTGATACCTGGTTGTTTTTCTTGATTTTTGACCTGTGATGGAGTGGCAGTGTATCGCTTGTGCTTGTTTCCTTTGGGAAATGACACTGCTTGCCACAGATACTCACTTGTTTGCCCCTTACCTGTGGTGTTAGTGGAGATGACTCAGGGTCCTGCTTGTGTTTGTTTCACTGACTCTGTTTTAGGGTAGATGCATGAAGGTGCTGTGTGGCCTAATCGACCACATGCTTTACACAAAAAGTTTTCTCCTTCGTATAGTAATTGCTGTATATGTGCACCAATTTGAACTACAGTTTGGACCGGTTGGTCTAGTGGTACTTGCACACACAATCTCGTATACCTTCCTCTGATTGTTGAGCTTGCACAAGCATCTATACGTAGTAGCTTTCTAATTGAGTTTCCAATTCTTCGAAGCACTATCCCATCATAGAACTCTGTGGATAACTGAAGAAGATGAACCCAGACATCTGAGTATACTTCTTTAGCTTTGCTAGCAACAAAATTAGGCTCCCACCTTCGAACAGAGAGGTAGTGACCATTAATAAACCATGGTGCTTGTTGTAAAGCTTTTGCCATGTTTTCTTCCTTGGTAAATTTTACTATGTAAAAGTCTGATCCTAGATCAATTAATGGGAAGGGTTTATTTGGTTTTCAAAGGTCTTGGATCTTCCTTTTTAGGTAATGATGGAACACTCTTTTACCCAGGAGCTTGATTATTAGAGAGAATTTCTATGGTGAATACATTTGTTCTCTGTCCTCGTCTATTAGAGAGATGTGTTTGAATTTGGAAGAGAGAGTTTCGTGGGAGGATTCATCCCTTATTGGCTCGGAATAATCAAGCATGTTGATGTTGGAATTAATTAGGGTGTCTATTATCATTTCCTGGGAGAGTAATTTATCTTTAAACGAGGCAGCATTTGAAGTATTTGGGGTGAAATTATTAGTTGACATGGAATGATCAACAAGTAAATCTGGTGATTTTGGTGAAGTGGATGCATGAGGTATGATTCCAGCTGTTTCTGGGTTCATTCCTGGGAAATGAATGTAGAGTTTAAGGGTGTGGGTgataaattgatataagctcaaaaatgagatgttacatcctgcattttttgtacgttaaagtttcatcgtaagttaagcaacataagttcgggaatgagattattttgggattataagtattatgttgTTTCAAACAAATGATAagaaaattcgtgaaggtgagagggtaagcaaatcaaaaagaaaatggATTTCGtcgaaatttggtattttggggtAAAGTACGATCTAAGCTATAATAtcccatatttatggactagtgccatacaaggtaatacatagccatgatagtaaggtgtataaagtatattaaaagttAGTAtcattttatgtaatttgagataattcttaaatatatgggtaattgattaattatttgtTAATGGAAGATTAAAAAGTTAATCAAGTGATTAGTGGATAATTAAATCAAATGTTTGGATAAGAATTACATCTCCAACGTGGCAGCATTCCCATCAATTTTAAAGTGACTATTATGTCTTACAAAGGTGGAAAATTTAGAGAATTAAGGGGCTCACTCATCAAATAAGTGGGCCGCACCCACTATAGAAGTTTTCCTATATGATACACCCTATATTTTCGtacgtggaagtacgccataagtaaattgatatacgATTGGTACAGAGAAGGCATAACAAAAGGTACTTTTTTTTATAGTTCACAATTCTCCAATTAACTATATTTAGTAATACTAAGTGATATTTTTTAGTATtattcatttactcaaaaatattttctcaaatgAGTGAACTTTGGTATCTCTTTATCCTCCTATCAATATAACTTTAAGACACACTTGGCATTGCAATAATGTTACGTTGATATAGTTGGAGTAATTAGTAACGCAACATTACAGGAAAAATAGAAATTTAGTATTGTCCTGACAATTAAAATGTGACTTCTTAATAAAGCACAATTGAAAAGCTCAGTAAAACATTATTAGAAATTAAATTGCTGTGTTTTTTGGTTTCCCTCGGTGTCCGGTACTCACATTGGGGCCCGACTAAATCCGGATTCGCGCCGGAAAGTCCCACATTGGGGGTAAAGCGCTCTCTAACAAAGGCGACTCCATACCAAAGGTCTCGAATTCGAGATCGTTGATTAAGGATGAAAGAGTACTTACCACTCCACCACAACCCTTGTTAGTGTTGGAATAGTTTTAACTAATATACCTTTACACTTCTTGTGTGTTGTAGTCATAGACGGACAACTGTCAAACTATTCCACTGAAAATAAAAGGATATGACACAAGTCCTCAATATATCCATCGTTTTAACCGTAAATTATCTATTTTAAACAATTTCTTTTGCTGTTCACTTGACAGATACTGTTCATTAATCTCGTTCTTTTATTTCATATATAACTACTACTCCTTTAGTTATCTGTTGTTGAAACAAGTAACCTTATTACGGTAAACAAAATCACTATTAATGACAAATTCATATTTATttatgtcatgaccctaaacccagatccggttatagcgcctctcgtgaagacaaggccatccgacacactcccaattcattttaagaaattaaaataatattaattaagTTTTTAAcgtaataataatcccaaaagaaggtgaaacagtacaattgcggaatagacatagcccgacatcagggtgtcaccagtcatgagcatctactatccgaaaaaaagacagaaaaagtctacatagtctattacagaactaaaacagAGTAAAGaagatagggggagaagcactTGGCTGCGAActccgagcaactacctagtgaatctccgaatccGCCTGAGTTGGAAGAATCAACACTTCCTAgcgggacctgaagcgcctgaatctgcacatagggtgcagagagtaaactaagtactccaactcagtgagtaataataataaatgaagactgagcgataagaaatcacgtaaaggcataTCAACAGGCTACAGGGAAGCAGTATAAAGCAAgtgaaagcaatgaaacagtgaaaacatgtaaattcaccttagttcagtttaagcttctttaaaaatTCCTTTATagcagttaagcaagtaaatgacatgCAACTAGAAAAGATTAACACATAAAGAactgcccctcaggcacaataccaacagaatcagccccgcCGGaatcacatggaacaataccagccactcgggctatatctcatatcacaatgggtacccgtgctcactgggggtgtgtagactccgggagggacccattacggcccaagcgcaatatcaagccatctcgtggtataatcaataggctctcagcctcatatcaacaagacacctcgtggcgtacaatctcatgCCCTCGGCCTCCTAAACATGAATTAGTGTATCCTCACACAccagccctcggccttactcagttagaatctcataaggcacttgggcaatagtaaaacatgatgctcaacgtaaattatcatttaaaatattatttaatgtgttaaaacagagtaaacatggttgagttatgaaaatagtagaatatagcatgactgagtacaagtataaagtcaaaacaatgagaaaatatcagtaaaaatccttaagggtccaaatagttggcacgaggcccaaatatggcatcccgtccaaaacatgatgataacaaaccattttcaatcaaatacgcggtaaaacaatcattcgagacggattaagtcacaatcctcaatggtgcacgaccccacgctcgtcatctagcgtgtgtgtcacctcaatatagcacaacgatgtgtaatccagggtttcatacccttaggacaacatttaaaatcattactcacctcaatccggtccaaactctagcccgcgttGCCTTTGCcgctcgaatcggcctcaactcgcgtcgaatctatccaaaatcagaatcacgacgtcaatgctaagggaacgaagcccatacgaaaataatcaatttacaaaataaattccgaaattaaccaaaacctgacccccgggcccatatctcagaattcgataaaatttacatcaatagatttcttatctccccacgagttcatacatatcaaaagtcccaaaatccgaccacaaatggcccctcaaatcctcaagtttaggtctccaataccaagccctagtttcataatttttaacccttaatttccattaatcttaggccaaatcagtaaaataatgccataggatcgattattagactcaaaaatcttacctccagacgatatcccttgattccctctccaaaatctcccaaaaagctccaaaaccgacttgaaatggtgaaaaacaactcaaaaatcgcgaaggaatgctTTTAAACCTTCTGGcctagggattccgcacctgcggccaattaCCCGCTCCTGCGCAACTGCTTTTGCGGTCATCACTTAAAATTCCAGGCGCCGCATCCGCGACGAAATTCCCGCACATGCGCTACGCAGGTGCGCCTACCTAGCCGCTTCTGCAACTCTAGCTCTCCTTggccttttccgcttctgcgactcattttcgcacctgcaggggttgcacctgcggcctcccaaccgtagatgcggttatgacaacagtTCCAACAGTTCAGCTGCCATTTCCAAATtcaatccttccgtcaaccatccgaatcaccacgaggcccccgggacctcaaccaaaggcacaaccAAGTCCTATagcactatccaaacttgtaccaatcttcaaaatacctcaaacaacattgaatcaaccaaaacacatcagattcaagcctaagttttcaaaatcttccgaattccacgTTTGATCAAAAAGCctaccaaaacacgtccgaatgatctgaaattttgcacacacatcccaaatgacacaacgggcctagtgcaactcccggaattccatttcgacccctatatcaaaatctcacctatcaatcggaaaaagccaaaataccaatttcgccaattcaagcctaaatctactccggacctccaaaatacattctgtcatgctcctaagtctcaaatcatctCCCAaatctatccgaaccatcgaaactcacatccgagccctttaacatgttagtcaacatttggttgacttttccaacttaagcttcctcaaaagagactaagtgtctcaaaccttacctaaacctttccgaacccgagccatcCAACCTGAacacacatagaaccgataaacaaagcaataagaagcaggaATGGgtgaaacggagtggtaactcatgagacgactggccgggtcgtcacatcctccccctcttaaataaatgttcgtcctcgaacgagtcaagaaacatacctgaagcctcaaacaggtgaggatatctgctccgcatctcctgctcggtctcccaagtagcctcctccacgggccgacctctcaactgcactttcactgaagctatatccttggatctcaactttcgaacctgacgctccaaaatagctattggctccacatcataagtcaaatcactatCTAACTGCATTGTGCAGAAATCCAGAACATGAAAcgggtccccaatatactttcggagcatagaaacatgaaataccggatgcacactcgacaagctgggtggcaaagcaagctcatacgccacctcccaatcctccaaagcacctcaaaaggcccagtgaaccgaggactcaatttactcTTCTTCCTAAATTTCATAACACCcctcatgggtgaaaccttcaacaaaaccttttcaccaaccatgtaggacacatcctgaaccttcatgtcagcataactcttttgtctcgactgcgctgtgcgaagcctctcctgaatcaccttcaccttttctaaagcattctgcaccaagtctgtccccaatagcctagcctcacccggctcgaaccaaccaactggagatctacaccgcctcccatataaagcctcatatggagccatctaaatactcgactagtagctgttgttataagcaaactttgcaagcggtagaaactgatcccatggccctccaaaatcaatgacataagcatgcaacatgtcctccaatatttgaatagtgcgctcggactgcctgtccgtctgagggtgaaaagttgtgctctaTCAACCTGAGTACcgaactctcgctgcac
Coding sequences within:
- the LOC104247947 gene encoding uncharacterized protein codes for the protein MAKALQQAPWFINGHYLSVRRWEPNFVASKAKEVYSDVWVHLLQLSTEFYDGIVLRRIGNSIRKLLRIDACASSTIRGRYTRLCVQVPLDQPVQTVVQIGAHIQQLLYEGENFLCKACGRLGHTAPSCIYPKTESVKQTQAGP